The following proteins are co-located in the Xanthocytophaga agilis genome:
- a CDS encoding SDR family oxidoreductase, whose translation MTTSNIPSILITGATGTIGSELARQLSAQGIPFRALVRSLENTRELASLAGAELIVGDMSNDKSIEKALTGIEKAFLLTNSSEQAEQLQLNFVDSAMRAGVRHIVKLSQFAADVNSPVRFLRYHAAVEQRIKESGIDYTFLRPNLFMQGLFGFRESIAKQNKFFASVGESKISLVDIRDIAAVAAKALTNPRHESKIYNLTGPQALSHQEIAEYLSHELKRSILFINVSPEDMRNALLSVGFPEWQADGLIEDYAHYARGEASAISSDIEVITGKSARSFDNFVKEYASLFS comes from the coding sequence ATGACGACATCCAACATCCCTTCGATTTTGATTACAGGCGCTACAGGTACCATTGGTAGCGAACTAGCCAGACAATTATCTGCTCAAGGTATACCTTTTCGGGCACTGGTACGATCTCTGGAAAATACACGGGAACTTGCCTCCTTGGCTGGAGCCGAACTAATAGTTGGTGATATGAGCAACGACAAAAGTATTGAAAAGGCTCTAACAGGTATAGAAAAAGCATTTCTGCTTACCAACTCAAGCGAACAGGCTGAACAGCTACAACTCAATTTTGTAGATAGTGCCATGCGGGCAGGTGTAAGACACATTGTCAAACTGTCTCAATTTGCTGCAGATGTAAATTCTCCTGTACGTTTTCTGCGGTATCATGCTGCAGTGGAGCAGAGAATCAAAGAGTCTGGAATAGACTATACTTTTCTACGGCCTAACCTATTCATGCAGGGATTGTTTGGTTTCAGAGAATCTATTGCAAAACAGAATAAATTTTTTGCATCAGTCGGAGAGTCTAAAATAAGTCTGGTAGATATACGGGACATTGCTGCTGTTGCTGCTAAAGCGTTAACAAACCCAAGACACGAAAGTAAGATATACAACCTGACAGGTCCTCAGGCATTGTCCCATCAAGAAATTGCGGAGTATCTTTCTCATGAATTAAAACGATCTATTCTGTTTATTAACGTTTCCCCTGAAGACATGCGAAATGCCCTGCTGTCTGTTGGTTTTCCGGAATGGCAGGCCGATGGTTTGATTGAAGACTATGCACACTATGCCCGGGGAGAGGCTTCTGCTATTTCTTCAGATATAGAAGTTATAACAGGCAAGTCTGCGCGGAGCTTTGACAACTTTGTGAAGGAGTATGCAAGCTTATTCTCCTGA
- a CDS encoding AraC family transcriptional regulator, with protein sequence MKEVEQKLIYNTLREQYISLDLPTDSIDAQSEFTIHNLKDIHNQLPYKSPVYRTNFFSFVFVKEGAGQYTTDEQVFVTVPGTIYFTNPGHFKSFEWRILEEVYLITLSEAFLKENVHADIFEEFPFLLAETVAPRVLPLDQFAEFETLYQLILKEYTGGSPYRNKMIGNLFVVLLLKIKDYFWNDYNPIYEGNRSSYIVKTFKQTLEKHFRDLSKGLVDKPLRVQDYADAQNLHPNYLSNVIKTKTGKSISTWITEKTITEAKSLLQNSSVSVKEIAFLLGFSESTHFSNYFKKYTQVSPVAYRKQHTST encoded by the coding sequence ATGAAAGAAGTAGAACAAAAGCTGATATATAATACACTAAGAGAGCAATATATTTCTTTAGATCTGCCTACAGACTCTATAGATGCTCAATCTGAATTTACCATACATAACCTAAAAGATATTCACAATCAATTACCCTATAAGTCACCTGTATACCGGACTAATTTTTTCTCATTTGTTTTTGTGAAAGAAGGCGCAGGTCAGTATACTACAGATGAACAGGTTTTTGTAACAGTACCGGGTACCATTTATTTTACCAATCCCGGACATTTTAAGTCATTTGAATGGCGAATACTGGAAGAAGTATACCTGATTACATTGAGCGAGGCTTTTCTGAAAGAAAATGTGCATGCAGATATATTTGAAGAGTTCCCTTTCCTGCTTGCAGAAACCGTTGCTCCAAGGGTATTGCCTCTTGATCAGTTTGCTGAATTTGAAACCTTATACCAGTTAATTCTAAAAGAATATACAGGTGGTTCACCATATAGAAATAAGATGATCGGTAATCTGTTTGTTGTATTGTTGTTAAAAATCAAAGATTACTTTTGGAACGATTACAACCCTATTTATGAGGGCAATCGAAGCTCTTATATTGTGAAGACCTTTAAACAGACATTGGAAAAACATTTTCGGGACTTAAGCAAAGGTCTGGTCGATAAACCGCTGAGAGTGCAGGATTATGCAGATGCACAAAATCTGCATCCCAACTATCTCAGTAATGTAATAAAGACGAAAACGGGGAAATCTATCAGCACCTGGATTACGGAAAAGACTATCACCGAAGCTAAGTCATTGCTACAAAATTCATCTGTGTCTGTTAAAGAAATTGCATTTTTGTTAGGATTTTCGGAGTCAACACACTTTAGTAATTACTTTAAAAAATACACACAGGTATCCCCAGTTGCTTATCGGAAGCAACACACTAGTACCTAA
- a CDS encoding SDR family oxidoreductase, which yields MHTLQNKVALITGSARGLGKAIAERYAALGANIVINYSKDKVAAEEVVSTIAAMGVKVIAVQADVSKVTELERLFEEAKKAFGKIDIVVANAGIELVETPVTEFTEEQFDRVFSINTKGSYFTLQQAARHVEDHGRIIYIASSTTSFPVPGMAVYGGSKTTPRYLVDILSKEIGHRGVTVNSIIPFAVDHAGIFAEADSYPALRKQLLDSCPMGRLAEVEDVANVAEFFASDLSSFVNGQHLLVNGGATN from the coding sequence ATGCATACCTTACAAAATAAAGTGGCTCTGATAACCGGATCCGCACGGGGATTGGGAAAAGCTATTGCAGAGCGATACGCAGCCCTGGGAGCTAATATTGTAATCAACTATTCAAAAGATAAAGTAGCAGCTGAAGAAGTCGTAAGTACTATTGCTGCTATGGGAGTAAAGGTAATAGCTGTGCAGGCCGATGTAAGCAAAGTAACAGAACTGGAACGGCTGTTTGAAGAAGCTAAAAAAGCTTTCGGGAAAATAGACATCGTAGTAGCCAATGCAGGTATTGAGCTGGTTGAGACTCCTGTCACTGAATTTACAGAAGAGCAATTTGACCGGGTATTTTCAATCAATACCAAAGGCTCTTATTTTACGCTGCAACAGGCTGCCCGCCATGTAGAAGATCATGGAAGAATTATTTACATCGCTTCCAGTACCACCTCTTTTCCTGTTCCAGGTATGGCCGTATATGGCGGCAGCAAAACAACACCCCGTTATCTGGTTGACATATTATCAAAAGAGATTGGACATCGGGGAGTTACTGTCAACTCCATTATACCCTTTGCTGTAGATCATGCCGGAATTTTTGCGGAGGCAGACAGTTACCCGGCTCTGCGTAAACAATTACTGGACAGCTGCCCGATGGGACGACTGGCGGAGGTAGAAGATGTAGCCAATGTCGCAGAGTTCTTTGCAAGCGATCTTTCTTCGTTTGTCAATGGACAACACCTGCTGGTGAATGGAGGGGCAACCAATTAG
- a CDS encoding OmpA family protein, with protein MFVHFRKISFLIALLLSVSSCVVGKKKYDAEVALKKTAQQQLDDALKKIAALQSDTSQLNNQLQYARQELKGLLDNYQQLETKYKQANEQLANRQKTNDQLRTELNRREKELQDKEATLAEREKLVQELQDAIRKKEEASKALLDRIKGALSGFNSDELSITLKDGLVYVSLSDKLLFKSGKTDVDAKGKQALGQLATELNKNPDIQITIEGHTDNVPIKTAVFNDNWDLSVMRATSIVRLLTKEYDVDPRRLTPSGRSEYFPKAANTTPEGKSQNRRTEIILSPKLDELYRILEGK; from the coding sequence ATGTTTGTACATTTTAGAAAAATTTCTTTTCTGATTGCATTGCTCCTATCTGTAAGTTCATGTGTGGTAGGTAAAAAAAAGTATGATGCTGAGGTTGCACTGAAAAAAACAGCACAACAGCAACTGGATGATGCCTTAAAGAAAATTGCTGCCTTACAGTCTGATACAAGTCAGTTAAATAACCAGCTCCAGTATGCACGACAGGAATTGAAAGGATTGCTGGACAATTATCAGCAGTTGGAAACCAAATACAAACAAGCCAACGAACAACTGGCTAACCGACAAAAGACAAATGACCAGTTGCGTACTGAGTTGAATCGTAGGGAAAAGGAGCTACAGGATAAGGAGGCAACCTTAGCTGAACGAGAAAAGTTGGTACAGGAATTACAGGACGCCATCCGTAAGAAGGAAGAAGCTTCAAAAGCATTGCTGGATCGTATTAAGGGTGCTCTCAGTGGATTTAACTCAGACGAGTTGTCCATTACGCTGAAAGATGGTTTGGTCTATGTATCTCTTTCGGATAAATTATTGTTTAAATCAGGTAAAACAGATGTAGATGCTAAAGGAAAGCAGGCACTTGGCCAATTGGCTACAGAACTTAATAAAAATCCGGACATACAGATTACCATAGAAGGACACACTGACAATGTACCAATCAAAACAGCTGTTTTTAATGACAACTGGGATTTGAGTGTAATGCGGGCAACTTCCATTGTGCGATTACTTACCAAAGAGTACGATGTAGATCCCCGTAGATTGACACCTTCCGGACGTAGTGAATACTTCCCGAAAGCAGCCAATACAACACCTGAAGGGAAAAGTCAGAATCGCCGTACTGAAATCATTCTTTCTCCTAAGCTGGATGAACTTTATCGGATATTGGAAGGAAAATAA
- a CDS encoding AraC family transcriptional regulator, protein MKVFDDIIGYNKYLNLANPPHPLMDSRVCKESIPNFPQSSKEIQVNLYRISLKKNFTGDIKYGSKKYNTKNGLLLFREPAQIVSWESLTFWDGYSFVFHPDLIRKHPVAHKVKQYKYFSYEVKDALFLTPEEEETITWLFTKIHQELLTHKSNANQDVILSLLNVVLTYAELFYERQFREVSTQFISIASKVKVLLQSHYNNLSQPVQNIPTVSSIAQKLHLSPNYLTDLIRSETGKSTIALIHEFVTEQAEILLLQTDMNISDIAYQLGFDNVPYFSRLFKKVKGVSPNEIRNQGKG, encoded by the coding sequence GTGAAAGTATTCGATGACATAATAGGCTATAACAAGTATCTGAATCTGGCAAATCCTCCACATCCACTGATGGATAGCAGAGTCTGTAAGGAGTCTATCCCCAATTTTCCGCAATCGAGCAAAGAGATACAGGTTAATCTGTATAGAATTTCGTTGAAGAAAAACTTTACAGGTGATATTAAATATGGCAGTAAAAAATACAATACAAAAAACGGTCTGCTGTTATTTAGGGAACCTGCGCAGATTGTTTCCTGGGAAAGTCTCACATTCTGGGATGGGTATTCTTTTGTCTTTCATCCAGATCTGATTAGAAAACATCCGGTTGCTCATAAGGTTAAACAATACAAATATTTCAGTTATGAAGTGAAGGATGCATTGTTTCTTACACCAGAGGAAGAAGAAACCATAACCTGGCTATTTACCAAAATACATCAGGAATTGCTTACTCATAAAAGTAATGCCAATCAGGATGTAATCTTATCCTTGCTCAATGTTGTACTTACCTATGCCGAGCTATTCTACGAAAGACAGTTCCGGGAAGTAAGTACTCAATTTATTTCCATCGCGTCCAAAGTGAAGGTGTTATTGCAATCTCATTACAATAACCTGTCACAACCTGTACAAAACATACCTACCGTATCTTCTATTGCTCAGAAACTGCATCTGTCGCCAAACTATCTTACTGATCTGATAAGGTCAGAAACAGGAAAAAGTACTATAGCTCTGATACACGAGTTTGTCACTGAGCAAGCAGAGATCTTATTGCTGCAAACGGATATGAATATCAGCGATATTGCCTATCAGCTTGGTTTTGACAATGTACCCTATTTTTCAAGGTTGTTTAAGAAAGTAAAAGGCGTCTCACCCAACGAAATCCGAAATCAGGGAAAAGGATAA
- a CDS encoding HTTM domain-containing protein, whose protein sequence is MQQQPSFSTPKSDLDRLTIFTFLWAVVRFFHQISFPEWYYEREWEGVLVMLVLVLCLVRPQSLTLLIALLTTSLVRTFIWMPFNPNHILFEWVVDAAILICILFAIVQNRNRKNELAFRNDLFDSFAPIARISICILYFFGVFHKLNTDYLKIPISCGAVLLQEIADRMYPMAVGDVPKLIAMWGTLIIESLIPVLLIGTKTRKWGILLGLVFHFMLSFHPHRGIYSFSSLMLGYFSLFLPQNAPLLLKESYLSFKARYMLLPGWQRWLIGLGIPTGFVAYLGYMRMHVTNGYENVMQIGFVLWCAWAIVTLLVYILVFIPAKWEFTPSFFKLPSRWAIMVFLLLLLNGLSPYLGFKTQTSFSMFSNLRTEGGKTNHLLMPNAIVTHQWQDDLVQITRTDAPNLCDFADGRRMLTYFELHRLASVNQQDFFVEYKQGNQSKKLIVKNGVSSDPELTTPLSLLNYKFIRFRPVFKDTCYCQH, encoded by the coding sequence ATGCAACAGCAACCTTCATTTAGTACACCTAAATCTGATCTGGACAGACTGACAATCTTTACGTTTTTGTGGGCTGTCGTTCGTTTTTTTCATCAGATCTCCTTTCCGGAATGGTATTACGAGCGTGAGTGGGAAGGAGTGTTAGTGATGTTGGTATTGGTTTTATGTCTGGTACGTCCGCAATCACTCACCCTACTTATAGCATTATTAACAACCAGTCTAGTCCGAACATTTATCTGGATGCCTTTTAATCCCAATCATATTCTCTTTGAATGGGTTGTGGATGCTGCAATTCTGATATGTATCCTGTTTGCAATTGTACAAAATAGGAACAGGAAAAATGAATTAGCATTTCGTAATGATCTATTCGATTCGTTTGCACCGATTGCACGAATAAGTATATGTATTCTATACTTCTTTGGCGTATTTCATAAGTTGAATACTGACTACCTGAAGATTCCGATTTCTTGTGGCGCTGTGCTTTTACAGGAGATTGCCGATAGAATGTATCCGATGGCGGTGGGTGATGTTCCCAAACTTATTGCCATGTGGGGAACACTGATTATTGAATCACTTATTCCTGTACTTCTTATTGGCACGAAAACACGAAAGTGGGGGATTTTGCTTGGGCTCGTCTTTCACTTTATGCTTTCTTTTCATCCACATAGGGGAATATACAGTTTTTCGTCATTGATGCTCGGTTATTTTAGTTTGTTTCTTCCTCAAAATGCCCCTCTTTTACTGAAGGAAAGCTATCTTTCTTTCAAAGCCAGATATATGCTTTTGCCTGGCTGGCAACGTTGGTTGATAGGTTTGGGAATTCCAACTGGGTTTGTAGCCTATCTGGGTTATATGCGAATGCATGTAACCAATGGATATGAAAATGTGATGCAGATAGGTTTTGTGTTGTGGTGTGCCTGGGCAATAGTAACATTACTTGTTTATATATTGGTTTTTATACCTGCCAAATGGGAGTTCACACCTTCTTTCTTTAAGCTACCGAGTCGTTGGGCTATTATGGTCTTTCTACTTTTACTTTTGAATGGCTTATCACCTTATCTGGGTTTTAAGACTCAGACAAGCTTTTCAATGTTCAGCAATCTCCGTACAGAAGGAGGAAAAACCAATCACCTACTGATGCCTAATGCAATAGTAACCCATCAATGGCAGGATGATCTGGTACAGATTACCCGGACAGATGCCCCTAATCTGTGTGATTTTGCAGATGGCAGAAGGATGCTTACCTATTTTGAATTACATCGGTTAGCCAGTGTAAATCAGCAGGATTTTTTTGTTGAGTACAAACAAGGCAATCAATCCAAAAAACTGATTGTAAAGAATGGGGTAAGCTCTGATCCGGAATTGACAACGCCTCTTTCTTTACTGAACTATAAGTTTATACGCTTTCGTCCTGTTTTTAAAGATACATGCTACTGTCAGCATTGA
- a CDS encoding 5'-nucleotidase C-terminal domain-containing protein: protein MKIVIKLETILVLYLLAILWSCKSHYALVSSDRGKYSIDSQVPVDSSIVKTYWPYKEQMDAKMNQVIGHCAKELTKSYDLPETLLGNFFSDAVLAEGKKIDPSIDFAIPSTKGGMRNSLPKGDIHLSNVFELMPFENEMVVLKLKGSDVEELLNFIARSGGQPVAGLRMTIESQKPVNPLINGQSFDKNRTYLILTSDYVANGGDHVGGFKDPLERRSLGLKIRDALINYIKTTTDAGKDINAELDGRITKI, encoded by the coding sequence ATGAAGATTGTAATTAAGTTAGAAACCATTCTAGTCCTGTACCTGCTTGCGATCCTCTGGTCTTGCAAGTCACACTATGCGTTGGTAAGCAGTGATCGAGGGAAGTATTCCATTGACTCACAAGTTCCTGTCGATTCATCTATTGTCAAAACCTACTGGCCCTATAAGGAGCAAATGGATGCAAAGATGAATCAGGTAATCGGACATTGTGCCAAGGAACTGACCAAAAGCTATGACTTACCAGAAACGTTACTGGGCAACTTTTTTTCGGATGCTGTTCTTGCAGAAGGAAAGAAAATAGATCCTTCCATTGATTTTGCGATTCCCAGCACCAAAGGTGGTATGCGTAACAGCCTTCCCAAAGGAGACATTCACTTGTCGAATGTATTTGAGTTAATGCCTTTTGAGAATGAAATGGTTGTACTGAAACTAAAAGGCTCAGATGTGGAAGAACTGTTAAACTTTATTGCCCGTTCGGGAGGGCAACCTGTAGCAGGTCTTCGAATGACAATCGAATCTCAAAAACCTGTTAATCCACTAATTAATGGACAGTCATTTGACAAGAACAGAACCTATTTGATACTAACATCTGACTATGTTGCCAATGGTGGTGATCATGTGGGTGGATTTAAAGATCCGCTTGAAAGAAGATCCTTAGGGCTAAAAATACGTGATGCCCTGATTAATTATATTAAAACAACCACTGACGCAGGTAAAGATATTAATGCAGAACTCGATGGAAGAATCACAAAAATTTGA
- a CDS encoding energy transducer TonB, whose translation MNDVLFILQFCIKKLFTYFVFMSYLVCSTDHSKDLPEDCPNYVDNITKRKIYTFVDTMPEYPGGQSELSHFFTMNFTYPNVKQFQGSIFMEFVIDTDGCVFNERIVNKDIRNLTLVDQEGLRVLRKMPNWKPGKCNGKAVPVRMIFPVRF comes from the coding sequence ATGAACGATGTTCTATTCATTCTGCAATTCTGTATTAAAAAGCTCTTTACTTATTTCGTGTTTATGAGTTATCTTGTGTGTTCAACAGATCATTCCAAAGATTTGCCAGAAGATTGTCCAAACTATGTTGACAATATAACCAAAAGAAAGATTTATACTTTTGTTGACACTATGCCAGAATATCCTGGAGGACAAAGCGAACTCAGTCATTTTTTTACTATGAATTTCACCTATCCCAACGTAAAACAATTTCAGGGTTCTATTTTCATGGAGTTTGTAATAGATACAGATGGATGCGTTTTTAACGAAAGAATAGTCAATAAGGATATAAGGAACTTAACGCTTGTGGATCAGGAAGGTTTGCGAGTACTCAGAAAGATGCCAAACTGGAAGCCAGGCAAATGCAATGGAAAAGCAGTACCTGTCAGAATGATTTTTCCGGTACGGTTTTAA
- a CDS encoding chloride channel protein, which translates to MSEENQHPESLSSDESASAADEESTPFREKSVFTRLISFLEARTKHVASEKWREPVLQAVPLWIASLLIGCIAVGYAKLFTWIEHWSSGWVEQYPYLIFIFAPVAFLLGWWIVQRWAPFASGSGIPQLMAAIELSTPRRYKEAGRFVSFRVIVVKVLSSICVLLGGGAIGREGPTLQIAGSVFNLVHTYLPKRWPNLSQKLMLITGGAAGLAAAFNTPLGGIVFVVEELTRTHLVHFRTAIFTSVIIAGMAAQWLLGPYLYLGYPKVPIAGFSFVWIVLLASIASGLLGALFGRIAFLISKAKRSLKTKSAQIMVVLASGVAFAGMVYLSNIQSMGSGKEVMTTLLFEGHKEKEWTLPLVRFIGPLLTYASGAAGGIFAPSLSAGATIGYVLSELLGLPLESYNLIILVSMVGFLTGVTRSPFTSAILVLEMTDRHSAIFHLMLAGMVASLVALLIDKESFYERIKKQYLQTI; encoded by the coding sequence GTGAGCGAAGAAAATCAACACCCGGAGAGTCTATCATCAGACGAATCTGCCTCAGCTGCAGATGAAGAATCTACACCATTCAGAGAAAAATCTGTTTTTACCCGATTGATAAGTTTCCTGGAAGCAAGAACCAAACATGTAGCTTCTGAAAAGTGGCGTGAGCCAGTATTGCAGGCCGTTCCTCTTTGGATTGCTTCCTTGCTTATCGGATGTATTGCTGTTGGATATGCCAAATTGTTTACCTGGATAGAGCATTGGAGTAGTGGCTGGGTAGAGCAATATCCTTACCTGATATTTATTTTTGCTCCCGTTGCATTTCTACTTGGTTGGTGGATTGTACAACGATGGGCTCCCTTTGCCAGTGGAAGTGGAATACCGCAACTGATGGCCGCTATTGAGCTTTCCACCCCACGACGTTATAAAGAGGCTGGACGTTTTGTAAGTTTTCGGGTAATTGTAGTTAAGGTATTGAGTAGTATTTGTGTATTATTGGGTGGAGGTGCAATCGGGCGGGAAGGGCCAACCCTACAGATCGCAGGTTCTGTCTTTAATCTGGTCCATACATATTTGCCCAAACGCTGGCCTAATCTTTCTCAAAAACTCATGCTGATTACAGGTGGGGCAGCCGGATTGGCAGCTGCATTCAATACTCCATTGGGAGGGATTGTCTTTGTAGTAGAAGAATTAACTCGTACACATCTGGTCCATTTTCGGACTGCAATATTTACATCTGTAATTATTGCTGGTATGGCTGCACAATGGTTGTTGGGGCCATATTTGTATCTGGGATATCCCAAAGTACCCATTGCAGGTTTTTCATTTGTGTGGATAGTGTTACTAGCTAGTATAGCTTCTGGATTATTAGGAGCATTGTTCGGGCGAATTGCGTTTCTTATTTCCAAAGCAAAAAGAAGCTTAAAGACCAAATCTGCCCAGATTATGGTGGTACTAGCTTCTGGAGTGGCGTTTGCAGGAATGGTCTATCTGAGCAATATACAAAGTATGGGTTCAGGCAAAGAGGTAATGACTACCTTATTATTTGAAGGGCATAAAGAAAAAGAGTGGACGTTGCCATTAGTGCGCTTTATTGGGCCACTTCTAACCTATGCCAGTGGTGCAGCCGGAGGAATATTTGCTCCTTCACTTTCTGCTGGTGCTACCATAGGATATGTATTATCTGAATTACTAGGTTTGCCTCTGGAAAGCTATAATCTGATTATTCTGGTAAGTATGGTAGGCTTTCTGACAGGTGTAACTCGCTCTCCTTTTACATCTGCTATTCTTGTGCTCGAAATGACCGATCGGCATTCGGCTATTTTTCATCTTATGCTGGCAGGAATGGTAGCTTCTTTGGTCGCCTTGCTGATAGACAAAGAATCTTTCTATGAACGAATCAAAAAACAATATCTGCAAACGATATAA
- a CDS encoding SDR family oxidoreductase translates to MITLNEKVVLVTGASRGIGASLAQSFAENGAKVIVNYAGSKDAAEKVVANIKQKGGDAMAVQADVSKPADVKNLFDTAIAQYGRIDVLVNNAGIMITKTIKDTTDEEFGRHFDINVKGVFNTLREAATRLSDNGSVINFSTSVNRLMLPGYGTYVATKSAVEQLTRIFAKEVGARGINVNSVSPGPTDTELFTNGKSEELINRLASLSAFNRIGKPEDIVPIVLFLASDEAKWISAQNIGANGAMA, encoded by the coding sequence ATGATCACATTAAATGAAAAAGTAGTTTTGGTTACAGGAGCCTCCAGAGGTATAGGCGCTTCCCTGGCCCAGTCGTTTGCTGAAAACGGCGCAAAAGTTATTGTAAACTATGCAGGAAGTAAAGACGCTGCAGAAAAAGTAGTAGCCAATATTAAACAAAAAGGTGGAGATGCTATGGCTGTGCAGGCTGATGTTAGTAAGCCTGCGGATGTTAAAAACCTATTTGATACAGCGATTGCACAGTATGGCAGAATTGATGTCCTGGTGAATAATGCAGGAATCATGATTACAAAGACGATCAAGGATACAACAGATGAAGAGTTTGGCCGCCACTTTGATATCAATGTAAAAGGAGTTTTTAATACACTGAGAGAAGCCGCTACCCGGCTGTCTGATAATGGAAGTGTCATCAACTTTTCTACCTCTGTAAACCGGTTGATGTTGCCGGGATATGGAACCTATGTAGCTACCAAATCAGCTGTAGAACAACTGACCCGGATTTTTGCCAAAGAAGTAGGAGCAAGAGGGATCAATGTCAATTCTGTTTCGCCCGGACCTACTGATACAGAACTCTTCACCAACGGCAAATCAGAAGAGTTAATTAATCGCCTGGCATCCTTATCTGCATTTAATCGCATTGGCAAGCCAGAAGATATTGTCCCTATTGTATTGTTTCTGGCAAGTGATGAAGCCAAATGGATCAGTGCTCAGAATATAGGGGCTAACGGCGCTATGGCATAA
- a CDS encoding metallophosphatase: MEESQKFDRRKFLKAAGVAAASLAFSTQSLEALAKEGDLHKLTILHTNDVHSRIEPFPMDGSRNQGLGGVARRAALIKKIREEQKNVLLLDAGDIFQGTPYFNMFNGELEMRMMTDMGYDAATMGNHDFDNGMEGFYKQLPHAKFPILVSNYDFSNTILKSSTQPYKIFKKDGLKIGVFGLGIELAGLVEKKNYGETIYIDPIKKGNEMAAILKNDHACDLVICLSHLGYNYKESKVSDQILAKNTRNIDLIIGGHTHTFLDQPEDVKNLDGHITTINQVGWAGINLGRIDYYFEKGSAKKIKAATQYQINNQLPG, encoded by the coding sequence ATGGAAGAATCACAAAAATTTGACAGAAGAAAATTCCTGAAAGCAGCAGGGGTTGCAGCAGCCTCTCTTGCCTTTAGTACACAGTCATTAGAAGCTCTTGCGAAAGAAGGAGATCTACACAAACTTACCATTTTGCATACCAATGATGTTCATAGCCGCATTGAACCTTTCCCTATGGATGGATCACGTAACCAGGGTTTGGGTGGGGTTGCCAGAAGAGCCGCGCTGATAAAAAAAATCCGGGAAGAACAGAAAAATGTATTGCTTCTGGATGCAGGTGATATTTTCCAGGGTACACCCTACTTTAATATGTTCAATGGTGAACTGGAAATGCGTATGATGACGGATATGGGGTATGATGCAGCCACTATGGGCAATCATGATTTTGATAATGGAATGGAAGGTTTTTATAAACAATTGCCTCATGCCAAATTCCCGATTCTGGTCAGCAACTACGATTTCTCTAATACCATTCTTAAAAGCTCAACCCAACCTTATAAGATCTTTAAGAAGGATGGATTGAAGATAGGAGTTTTTGGTCTGGGTATTGAACTGGCAGGATTGGTGGAAAAGAAAAATTATGGAGAAACCATCTATATTGACCCAATCAAAAAGGGCAATGAGATGGCTGCTATTCTTAAAAATGACCATGCCTGCGATCTGGTGATTTGTTTATCTCACTTAGGGTATAACTACAAAGAGTCAAAAGTATCGGATCAGATCTTAGCCAAAAACACCCGTAACATTGACTTGATCATAGGAGGGCATACGCATACGTTCCTGGACCAGCCTGAAGATGTAAAGAATTTGGATGGACATATTACTACCATCAATCAGGTAGGATGGGCAGGCATTAACTTGGGCCGGATTGATTATTACTTTGAAAAAGGCTCAGCCAAAAAGATTAAAGCCGCCACACAATATCAGATTAATAATCAGTTGCCGGGATAA